The sequence AGCTGTGCGGGTGGCCGACGGCGCGTTGTCCGCCGGGACGCTGGTGGCCTTCCTGAGCACGGCACTCGCGCTGCGGTGGCCGGTGGACTCGATCGGCTTCCTGCTGGCGATGAGCCAGGAGGCGGCGACGGCTACGGAGCGGTACTTCGAGGTGATGGACGAGGAGCCGGAGGACCCGGAAGACGTGGACGTGGCCGCGCCCGGCAGCACCGGGCTCGCGGACGGACTCCGCTTCGACGACGTCCGGTTCCGCTACCCCGACGCCCCACCCGACTCCCCGCCCCTCCTCAGCCGCATCGACCTCCACATACGCCCCGGCGAGTCCATGGCCCTCGTCGGAGCCACCGGCAGCGGGAAGACGACCCTCACCGCCCTCGTCCCGCGCCTGCACGAGCTCACCTCCGGCCGCATCACCCTGAACGGCGTGGACATCACCGCCATGTCCCGCGAGGAACTGCGCGCCAAGGTCGCGGTCGCCTTCGAGGAACCGACCCTCTTCTCGGCGAGCATCGGCGAGAACGTGCTGATGGGAGCCGCCGACGGCGCCGGAAAGGCGGACCTCGACCGGGCCCTGGCCATAGCGCAGGCCGAGTTCGCGCACGCACTGCCGCAGAGCACCGACACCCAGGTCGGCGAGCAGGGCCTGAGCCTGTCCGGCGGCCAGCGCCAACGCCTCGCGCTGGCCCGCGCGGTCGTCGGCCGCCCGGAGTTCCTGGTGCTGGACGACCCGCTGTCCGCCCTGGACGTGCACACGGAGGCCGCCGTGGAGGCCGCGTTGCGTCAGGTCCTCGCGGACACCACCGCGCTGATCGTGGCCCACCGCCCGTCCACGGTGCTGCTCGCCGACCGCGTCGCCCTGCTGTCGGAGGGCCGGATCACCGCCGTCGGGACGCACCAGGAACTGCTGCGCACCGACGCCGAGTACGCACACCTGATGTCCGGCGAACCAGGCGAGGAAGAGGTCAACCGATGACCACCACCACGACCGCCACCCCCGCCACGGACGACGACGACCGAATACCCCGCCCCCAGGAATCCCTCGCCGGCGGCGATACCGGCGACCCCGTCGACCAGGACGTCCTGCCCACCCCGCCCGGTGCCACGGGTGCCCTGCTGCGCTCGCTGCTCGCCCCCATGAGGGCCCGGGCCGCCTTCACCACCCTCCTCCTGCTGCTCCAGCAGGCGGCCGTGCAGACGGGCCCGCTGCTGGTGGCGTACGCCATCGACAACGCCGTACCGGCGCTCCGGGACCATCGCCACGGCCCGCTGATCGCGGTGGCCATCGGCTATCTGCTGTGCGCGCTGGTCTCCGGCGGGCTGCAGTTCGCGTTCATCGAGGCCTCCGCCCGGGTCAGCCAGGACGTGCTGCTGGACCTCAGGGGCCGCATCTTCCGGCACGCGCAGGCCCTGAGCCTCGACTTCCACGAGCGGTACACCTCGGGCCGGCTGATCTCCCGCTCCACGACCGACGTCGAGTCCCTGCGCGAACTCCTCGACGAGGGGCTGCAGGAGCTGGTGGGCGTCGTGCTGTCCTTCGTCTACATCTCGGCGATGCTGCTGTGGCTGGATCTCGGTCTCGGCGCGGTGGCGGTGGCCTCCTTCGTGCCGCTGTATCTGCTCGTGCGGCTCTACCAGCGGCGCGCGGGGCGGGTGTACCGCGTGCGGTCCACGGCGATCGCGTCGGTGATCGTGAAGTTCGTGGAGACGATGAACGGCATCCGGCCGGTGCGCGCCTTCCGCCGGGAGTCCGCGAACGACGCTGAGTTCGCCGTACTGAACCGGCGGCACGAGCGGACGAACGGCGACGCGATGCTGGAGATGGCCAGGTACGTCGTCGGCTCCCGGCTGGTGGCCAACACGGCGGTCGCGGCGATCGTGCTGTGGGGGGCCTACCGGGTGGCGTCCGGCTCGCTGGAGCTGGGTGTGCTGGCGGCGGCGGTGCTGTATCTGCGACGGCTGTACGACCCGATCGACCGGCTCGGCATCTTCCTGAACTCCTACCAGTCGGCGGCCGCCTCCCTGGAGAAGATCGCCGGTCTGCTGGCGCAGACGCCCTCCGTGCCCGAGCCGTCGGTGCCCCGCGAACTGCCGCCCCCGAAGGGCCGGTTGCCGGGGCGCGAGGTCGTCTTCGACGGGGTCCGCTTCGCCTACCGCACCGGCGGCGAGGTGCTGCCCCGCTTCGACCTGACCCTCCCGGCCGGGCAGACCGTCGCCGTCGTCGGCTCCACCGGCGCGGGCAAGTCGACCCTGGCCAAGCTGCTCGCCCGCTTCTACGACCCCTCCGGCGGCCGGGTGCTGCTGGACGGCGTCGACCTGCGTGAGCTGGCCGTGCCCGAGCTGCGGCGCGGGGTGGTCATGGTGACGCAGGAGGCGTTCCTGTTCTCCGGAACGGTCGCGGACAACATCGCGATCGGCCGGCCCGACGCCACCCGTGAGGAGATCGAGCGGGCCGCGAAGGCGATCGGCGCGCACGAGTTCATCGGTGCGCTGCCCGACGGATATGACACGGACGTACGCAAGCGAGGGGGGCGTATTTCAGCCGGCCAGCGCCAACTGGTGGCCTTCGCCCGCGCGTTGCTCGCCGACCCGGCGGTGCTGATCCTGGACGAGGCGACCAGTTCCCTGGACATACCGGGCGAACGGGCCGTGCAGCGGGCGATGTCGACCGTGCTGCGCGGCCGCACCGCCGTCGTGATCGCGCACCGGCTGTCCACCGTGGAGATCGCGGACCGGGTCCTCGTCATGGAGCACGGCCGGATCGTCGAGGACGGCCGCCCGGACGAGCTCATCGCGGGCACGGGCCGGTTCGCGGACCTGCACCGGGCCTGGCGGGAGAGTCTGGCGTAGCCCGAAAGGCGCGGGGGTACAGACGCGGGTACGCGTCGGGCAGGGCATCGTCCGGCAGGGTCAGGACCCGGCGCAGGCCGGAACTGCGAGAGCCGGTCACCGTGGCCGCGATGATGAGCGCTCCGAAGACGGTGAGCGCCATCGCCTCACCCACCCCCTGCGCGAGGACGCCTCCGAGGACGTTGCCCAGGGGGACGGCCAGACCGGAAAGGAAGGCCGCCGAGGACGTGATCCTGTTGCGCATGCCCTCTGGCGTGGCGAGCACGCGCACGGTGGACGTCGTGACCGTGATCATGATCAATCCGATACCGCCGACGAGAAAGCAGGGAACGAGGACGGCCGCCAGCAGTGCCGGGTCACGGGTCACGGCGCGGCCGGCGATCCCGCTGCACAGGATCGCACCGCCGGTGAGGCCGAACCCGCCGATGACGACGGTGAACCGGCCGAACGGCCGTGTCAGCCTGGCGACCGCGCCGAGGCTCCCGAGGAGAAGTCCGGCGCCGAAGGCGCCTTCCACGATGCCGACCAGCCAGGTGGCATGGGGGAACTCCCTTCGGGTGAGGGACGGCAACAGGACCGCGAACACCGGGTACAGGCCGAGATTGACCACCAGGGCCAGGAGCGCCAGATGGAATTCGGACTTGATCCGGTACAGCGCACCGAACCCTTCCCGGGTGCCGCGGTACCAGGTGCGAAGGCGTGACCGCTCACCGGATCCGGGACCGCGGCGCGCGGGAGTCGTGGTGCGCACCGTCCGCATCAGGACGAGACCGCAGGCGACCGCGGCCGCGTTGACGGCGAGTGTGGGGCCGGTTCCCCACAGGCCCAGCAGGACGCTCGCGACGATCGGGCCGAGGAGGGACGTGATCGAGGTGACACTGCCACGGCGGCGCATGGCCTGTTCCACCTGCCGCACCGGCACGAGAGCGCGCACCACCGTCGTCTGCAGCGGTTCCCGCACGCCGTTGCTCAAGCCGAGGAGCGCCAGACCGAGGGCCAGGACAAGGGGGTGATACAGCCCCCCGGCATACAGAGCCGCCAGTACGGCGACGGTGGCCGAGCTCAACAGGTAGCACAGGGCGATGAGACGGTCGGGCCGGTAGGTGTCGCCGAGCCGGCCCAGCAGACCGCGTGTGCCGATCTCGGCCGCGGTGCCGAGGGCGACGAACCCCGAGAAGACGGCGGGGCTTCCGGTTTCCCCCAGGGACCACCAGGCCACGGCGAGTTGCCCGCAGCGGGTGCCCACGCCGTTCAGGAAGGCCGCGGCCTGCACGGCATGGAAATCCCGGCCCAGCCGGCGGTCGGCAGTACGTTGTCCTGCGCGCATCGGGCGACCCTACGGCACCCCGAGTTCGAACAGCGCGTAGCCCGCGTACGAGCCGGAGGCCAGGGCCGCGATGCCCAGCACCGTGCACTGGACGCGCAGGCTGAGCCGGCGCATCGCCATGGCCAGGGGGACGAACAGCGGGAAGCAGGGGAGCAGATAGCGGGAGACGTTGGCGAAGATCTGCTGGCTGCCGAGGACCAGGACGAGGGTCAGCACGGTGTGCACGACCAGCACCGCCGGAGGCCGCAGGCGCAGCAGCAGGGGCAGGAGGGCGAAGGCCAGAAGGACGACTCCGACGCCGATCACGTCCGCGAAGGGCCAGGGGGACAGATAGGTGAAGTGGCCCACCGGTACGGACGTCAGCACGTCGAAGGTCTGCTTGCCGTAGTCGAAGCTGTGCGCCCAGGCGCCCGACTGGAGCTTGAAATAGCCGCCGTAGTCGCCCATGCGGTGCCCCACCCAGCCGAGGTAGCCGAGCAGCCCGAGCGGGGCCAGGGCCAGGGCGAGGAGCGGGCGCAGCACGCCGTCGCGGCGGTCGCGCAGCGCGTACAGCGCGGCGACGCCGAGCGCGGCGATCAGCGCGGCGGCGGTGGGGCGGTTGAGCCCGGCCGCGAAGGTGAGGACCCCGGCGGTGAGCCAGCGGCGGGTCATGACGGCGTGGCAGGTCCAGGCGGCCAGGGCGACGTAGAGGGAGTCGGAGTAGACCGCCCACTCCACGCCGGAGCCGGGCCAGACCGCCCACAGCCCGGCCGCGGCGAGACCGGCCCGCCGGCCGCCCAGCCGCTCGGTGACGGCGTAGATCCCGAGGGCGGCCGCGAACGAGGCGAGGACGGAGACCAGGATGCCCGCGCCGTAGGAGCCCAGGCCCGTGACCGCGGACGTCAGCCGCATCAGCGCCGGGTAGAGCGGGAAGAACGCCGCCGAGTTGCCCTCCAGCGTGATCAGGCCGGTGGCGCCGGGGACATGGACCAGCTTCGGGTCGTAGCCGTGCAGCGCGATCTGCTGGTACCACCAGCCGTCCCAGGTGGCGAGCACGTCCCAGGCGTGCGCTCCGCCGCCGAAGCGGGGGTGCTTGGTGCGGAAGTCACCGGCCGAGTCCAGCAGGTACATGAAGGAGCAGAAGCCGATGAGCTTCAGGGCCCCGTAGAAGGCGAGGACCGGGCCGTGGCGGCGGGCGGCGGCGCTCAGGCGCTGCCGGGTGCCGGGCGGGCAGGCGGGGGCCGGTGCGGGTATGCGGGGCAGGGTCGTGGTCATGCGGCGCTTGACCCGGTACGGCGGCGCTGCGCCAGTTGACGCCGCATCCGGGCGATGCCGCGCAGGTCGGCCAGCGCGGTGGAGAGGATGTCGACCCGGCTGTCCGGGTCGTCGACCCAGTCCACCGGCACTTCGTGGATCCTGAGCCCCGCCCGCTCGGCGAGCACCAGCAGCTCGGTGTCGAAGAACCACTCCCCGTCCCGCACCTGCGGCAGCAGCCGCTCGACGACATCGCGCCGCACCGCCTTGAACCCGCACTGCGCGTCCGAGAAGCCGACGGAGAGGGTGCAGCGCAGCAGGACGTTGTAGCAGCGGGAGATGACCTCCCGCTTCGGGCCGCGCACCACCCGGGCGCCGGGCGCGAGCCGGGTGCCGATGGCCAGGTCGGAGTGGCCCGAGATGAGCGGCGCGACGAGCGGCAGCAGCGCCGCGAGCCCGGTGGACAGGTCCACGTCCGTGTACGCCAGCACGGGCGCCCGCGAACCCGACCAGACGGCGCGCAGCGCCCGGCCGCGTCCCTTCTCGGGCAGCCGTGTCCACTCCACCTCGGCCAGTTCGTCCGCTAGGTGCGCGGCGATGTCCGCCGTGCCGTCCGTGCTGGCGTTGTCGGCGATGGTGATCCGGAACGGGTAGGGGAACGTCTCCCGCAGATGCGCGTGCAGCCGCCGGACGTTCGGCCCCAGGTCCTTCTCCTCGTTGTACACCGGCACGGCCAGGTCCAGGACGGGCTCCTCGTGGTGGGAGGGCAGCGGCGCGCTCCGGGGCAGCGGGGTCCTGGCCGAGGCCGTCCGGCCGGTGCGGAGATATATCACGTAAATCCCTTACGTTCTCGTGTGCTGGGCGCGCCGGAGGCACGCGCGGCGGTTCGGTGACGGGGAGGGCGGCGAGCTATCCGGTCGGGGGGGCCGCCGAGGTGGATGCGTCGGACGGGTCGGCCGGCGGGGTCGCGGACCGAGTGGGCGGTGGCGAGGTGACCGTGTCCGGGGCGGTCGCGGTCGACGTGGCCGTGTCGCCGGGCGGGGGGCCGGAGGCCGGGGCGGAGCTCCCCGACGTCGCGGGCGGCACGGACGTCTCCGTCGTTCCGCCCGGGTTCGGTGACTGCGTCGAGGTCGAACTGGGCGGGGCGCTCGGCGAGTCGTCCGGCGAGGGTGATGTGGTCGGGGTGGGCACGGGGCTGACGGCGGGCCGCGGGTGGGGCGCGCTCGGCTGGTCCGTGCCCGGTGCGTGCGGCCACAGCAACAGCCCGAGGCCGAGCCCGGCGACCGCCAGGACGGACCCGGCGGCCCGGCGCACCGCCCGCACCCGGCGCCGGGTCCGCACGCCCGCGTGCAGCCGCTCCCGGTGTCCGGGCTCGAAGGAGCCGTGCTCCCGGGTGCTGTGCATCAGCTGCGCCAGCTGCCGTTCGAAGTGATCCATGCGATCCGTCTGGTCCATGGGTTCTCCCTCACCCCACCGGCTCGATGACGTCGGCCAGCAGCCGGCGCAGCCGGGCCACCCCGCGCGCGGCATGGGACCGGGCCGTGCCCACCGGGCAGCCCAGGGTCTCGGCGACCTGCCGGTCGGGCAGGTCCTGGTAGTAGCGAAGCACCACGGCGGCCCGCTGCTGCGGGCTCAGCTGGGCGAGCGCCGCCTCCAGCCGGGAGCGCTCGGCGACGGTGGCCGACAGGTCGCCGGCCGCCGCCGTC is a genomic window of Streptomyces griseochromogenes containing:
- a CDS encoding dolichyl-phosphate beta-glucosyltransferase; the protein is MIYLRTGRTASARTPLPRSAPLPSHHEEPVLDLAVPVYNEEKDLGPNVRRLHAHLRETFPYPFRITIADNASTDGTADIAAHLADELAEVEWTRLPEKGRGRALRAVWSGSRAPVLAYTDVDLSTGLAALLPLVAPLISGHSDLAIGTRLAPGARVVRGPKREVISRCYNVLLRCTLSVGFSDAQCGFKAVRRDVVERLLPQVRDGEWFFDTELLVLAERAGLRIHEVPVDWVDDPDSRVDILSTALADLRGIARMRRQLAQRRRTGSSAA
- a CDS encoding ABC transporter ATP-binding protein — protein: MTTTTTATPATDDDDRIPRPQESLAGGDTGDPVDQDVLPTPPGATGALLRSLLAPMRARAAFTTLLLLLQQAAVQTGPLLVAYAIDNAVPALRDHRHGPLIAVAIGYLLCALVSGGLQFAFIEASARVSQDVLLDLRGRIFRHAQALSLDFHERYTSGRLISRSTTDVESLRELLDEGLQELVGVVLSFVYISAMLLWLDLGLGAVAVASFVPLYLLVRLYQRRAGRVYRVRSTAIASVIVKFVETMNGIRPVRAFRRESANDAEFAVLNRRHERTNGDAMLEMARYVVGSRLVANTAVAAIVLWGAYRVASGSLELGVLAAAVLYLRRLYDPIDRLGIFLNSYQSAAASLEKIAGLLAQTPSVPEPSVPRELPPPKGRLPGREVVFDGVRFAYRTGGEVLPRFDLTLPAGQTVAVVGSTGAGKSTLAKLLARFYDPSGGRVLLDGVDLRELAVPELRRGVVMVTQEAFLFSGTVADNIAIGRPDATREEIERAAKAIGAHEFIGALPDGYDTDVRKRGGRISAGQRQLVAFARALLADPAVLILDEATSSLDIPGERAVQRAMSTVLRGRTAVVIAHRLSTVEIADRVLVMEHGRIVEDGRPDELIAGTGRFADLHRAWRESLA
- a CDS encoding MFS transporter; amino-acid sequence: MRAGQRTADRRLGRDFHAVQAAAFLNGVGTRCGQLAVAWWSLGETGSPAVFSGFVALGTAAEIGTRGLLGRLGDTYRPDRLIALCYLLSSATVAVLAALYAGGLYHPLVLALGLALLGLSNGVREPLQTTVVRALVPVRQVEQAMRRRGSVTSITSLLGPIVASVLLGLWGTGPTLAVNAAAVACGLVLMRTVRTTTPARRGPGSGERSRLRTWYRGTREGFGALYRIKSEFHLALLALVVNLGLYPVFAVLLPSLTRREFPHATWLVGIVEGAFGAGLLLGSLGAVARLTRPFGRFTVVIGGFGLTGGAILCSGIAGRAVTRDPALLAAVLVPCFLVGGIGLIMITVTTSTVRVLATPEGMRNRITSSAAFLSGLAVPLGNVLGGVLAQGVGEAMALTVFGALIIAATVTGSRSSGLRRVLTLPDDALPDAYPRLYPRAFRATPDSPARPGAGPRTGPCPR
- a CDS encoding ABC transporter ATP-binding protein: MPTTRATIEDRSAVRTLLRLWPYVRPVRVRLFTAAFVAVVASCTGLVIPLVLKWIVDGPVADRDPAGVWLGALYLLLLGIAEALLFGIRRWLVARPLSHVEAEMRAALYGRLQRLPVAFHDRWASGQLLSRGTTDLMLLRQFLAFPLTFLLVNGVTILVGVVIMLMQDWVLGLVILGPAVPVMWTCALFERRYAEVARRAQDQVGDLTTVVEESVLGIRVIKGFGRHRSQARVFGQLSGTLRGTELRKARLLATIWAVIVTLPEAAIGAALVLGAVRVADGALSAGTLVAFLSTALALRWPVDSIGFLLAMSQEAATATERYFEVMDEEPEDPEDVDVAAPGSTGLADGLRFDDVRFRYPDAPPDSPPLLSRIDLHIRPGESMALVGATGSGKTTLTALVPRLHELTSGRITLNGVDITAMSREELRAKVAVAFEEPTLFSASIGENVLMGAADGAGKADLDRALAIAQAEFAHALPQSTDTQVGEQGLSLSGGQRQRLALARAVVGRPEFLVLDDPLSALDVHTEAAVEAALRQVLADTTALIVAHRPSTVLLADRVALLSEGRITAVGTHQELLRTDAEYAHLMSGEPGEEEVNR
- a CDS encoding glycosyltransferase family 39 protein, translated to MTTTLPRIPAPAPACPPGTRQRLSAAARRHGPVLAFYGALKLIGFCSFMYLLDSAGDFRTKHPRFGGGAHAWDVLATWDGWWYQQIALHGYDPKLVHVPGATGLITLEGNSAAFFPLYPALMRLTSAVTGLGSYGAGILVSVLASFAAALGIYAVTERLGGRRAGLAAAGLWAVWPGSGVEWAVYSDSLYVALAAWTCHAVMTRRWLTAGVLTFAAGLNRPTAAALIAALGVAALYALRDRRDGVLRPLLALALAPLGLLGYLGWVGHRMGDYGGYFKLQSGAWAHSFDYGKQTFDVLTSVPVGHFTYLSPWPFADVIGVGVVLLAFALLPLLLRLRPPAVLVVHTVLTLVLVLGSQQIFANVSRYLLPCFPLFVPLAMAMRRLSLRVQCTVLGIAALASGSYAGYALFELGVP